The genomic interval CTCAGCAAAGACACTACTACTTTGCCAgtgtatacctaataaagtagaAGAGCAATTTTGATGCTTTTACTAACAGACACCAATAAGCAATCCTAAAAACCAACCTATTTATAAAAGAAACTCAAGCCCACCCCTTACCTTGTGCCAGGCACCTATGGTGACTAAGTGTACTGGCTAATCACTATAtagtcataataataattaatcaaTGAAATAGGTAGGTATGGACATAGGGGTAAGGGTCACTTGGTTTCTCAGTTTTTTGTCAAGCATGATTTATTCATCGTTCTAAGCACTTTTTAGCTTAGGAAAGCTGAATTCTAGTTGATGGCTATATGTTACTGCACCATGCACATcacttaaattaaaaatataaaactttgtaaaaaagaaaatataggggtGAGTGGCAATGGCTAAACCAgcattaaaagaaatacagtcTACTAGATAAATTCTTCTAGGAGTGTGGAATACCTGTAACTTCCCACAACACTGTTACCTTCCTCTGACCCCTATGCCACTGGACCAGCATGTGATAGGATACAAGGATATCTGACACTCCTGTAAGTGAGAGAAAGCAAGGGAGCAGCAGTGCTAGAACAGAGGGAAGTCCAGAGACACAGAGACTCTAAATATGTTACtagaatacaagaaaaaaaatacatacattcattctgcaaacacaaaatatgtattgtaaaatatttaaatgcaccCCACACTGAgcatttatgttttatacaacaaaagaaacatataaagaaCATAGAGTAGTTTTAATAGTCCAGTCTAAGGTGTACAACACTTAAGAATATACAAAATGAGGTAAAGAAGGTACAGTGAGCAAATGACTCACCAGTAACGTAAGGTATAGACATACTTCAATGTCTTTCTTGGTATTGCACAGGCAGCAGATGCCTACCTGCGTTACCtggtatttgtaaaatgttgtacTGTGCGATGACTCTCTTGTTTCAGCTCTTCAATGTGAGAGTCTAGTCGCAGAAAAAGATCCTGTGACCGCAACTCTTCCTCTTGCAGGAAACGTGCAGCTATTGTGTTGGCTGGGGAGGAAGGTGGCATTGGGAGCtaagagaaataaaacataagtACAAATGCACTATATACTAAAaaagtacagaagaaaaaaatagtacataCTGGAGCACCTAGctcacacaaaaaaaactaattttcttaTTTTCAACACTTTCCAATGACTTTGTATCATTTTTCTAATGTAGTGTCTTTCTGGTGTTGGTTTGGTTTTGGTGATTTACTAACTTCCCACAATGCAAGCCATATTAGCAGTTAAGGTACACTACCCTAAAGAGAATATAAAAGGTTTTACTAATGGAATCCTTCTAAAATTGCACATTTACTGCCTGGTTTCAAACATCTGACACAAATCAGAAAGTCAGAAACCTTTACCTGCATACTTAATTCCAGGTAACTGATCACTAGATTTTGCATTCCTATGAcccttttcaaaatgtatttttcaaatgcaagcagtgtaaatacctACATTTGACCTAGTGCCTGTATAGTGGAGCAGGAGTGTGAAAGGAAAGAAGCAGTTACAGGAGGTAATCAGTTCATGTTATAACAAGAAGCATGCAAGAGTAATAAAGACATGGGATTATCAATTTGCTGCTTTAACTATCACTTTCCAATTCCAAACTGCAGATGTCTTGGATGAGCTGAGCTCAAAAGTAGGTTAAATGATGCTGGTAAAAGCTGGTTTTGGtatatcactttttattattcatggttatattgtttttattgtatcaaGTTTTGTATTATTCTATTCTTtagtgaagcatttttttttacctgtgattGCCGGCTGGAGCCTTCATTTTCACCATGGACCTCGCCTTTGCTGTGTTCAGAGGACACTGATTCCAGCGAACTTGTCCTGCTTAAACCCTTCAGAATAAAAGCGGCTTCCCGCTGAGATTGGAGAGCACACAGAACCTCCTCATACTGCTTAGAGACCTCATTCAACCTCTCGTTCAATGTGTTCAACTCTGCCTCATGTTTTCCCAGCAGCTCCTGAGTTTTCCTGTGTGTAAAGTCAATGTTTTATGGAACAGGTGACAATATTACActcataaatacatacatagtcTGAAATGAACTACTGATCTTTTTTACATGCACAACTGAATTCTCATTAGTAATACTTAAGAACAGATCTTAATGTAGCTTGATCAGTTTGTGTATCTACGTGCAGCTAGTTCAGGTAACTTGGGGAAACGTATCAATATGAGTACAACCATTTGAGTGCATATGACAGTGATGATTTATTAGTGGATTTATAACCCTGAGCTTACACCAGATTTCAAGTTTAAAGGACATCTTTACAATTTGTGAAGTTACCTTTTAATCAATGCTCCATGCGCCCAAGTGCAGGCAGGTTTGCTTATGCTTAATTTGAGCCTGGATCCAGGAATCTTAACTGACCACATAGGCGCAACTCGTTTCTATCCTGTCTGCCACGTTCATTTCTATATGTAGCTGTACTCATAGAAGTCTTTActgtttgtttatgtttgttgttgtttttgccaAAAGAATTAAAGGGCTGCAGCAAGCATGTGTAGAATATAGTGGCGCTATCCGGGTCCATGCCAGCAATAACATTTCTAGATCAGAACTGAAACAACTTTAAGTTTAGACTATCTGAACCCAAGGGGtgtttaagttttcttttaaggAATAGTATAATATACCTTTTGAGATGTCCAATATACTGCCTGcaacatttaactttaaaaaaccaCATACGAAAAAGTGGTCTGTGAGAGTATAGTTAACAATTTTCTGACaaccttataaaaataaaatcactacaGAACTTCCCTGAGGAACATTTGTAAATCTCATCCTTATAACTTAGGTAGGTTGCACGTTAAAAGCCATATATGTGTGAAAAATCCCTTACTACAACTACAGACtgaaagaaaagtacaaaaaaaaatacatctgtaaGGCTACATACCCATGTTAGTTTCTTTGGCCGGAAAGAAACTTTTACAATCCTTTTCAATGGCAAAAGACTCAAAGATGAatgaaagagcgctgtacatggagggaaggggggagaacgagctgctctctctccccttcactttcattgcattCCACAACTTTCATTGTTCCCtttttgtggatctgccaggatggatccatgaacgacattggacaGGAGCTGTACAAACGTCAGATTTtcatctgataccagccctgaggcgataatgggacaagaataatctgacgtgtgtacatatccTAAAACTCTGCCCTACTCTAGAGGATGAAATGTCATGGCAAGAAATATATTACTGCCTTTGGCAATTCACAGCTAAAGCCAGGTCCACAGCTAAAGTTTCCaacctaaactgatttttatctAGTACAGGGAACATGCCAATACAATAACTTGCTCTTATCTAATGGAATCAAGTCTCCTTACCTATCTACTGCTGTCTGGATATCAGACTCCCGTGTCTGCACAACATGCTCCAAATTGCCCCGAGTCTGGGACAGATCTTTCTGTAGTCTCTGGTTCTCATGTTCAAGATTTTCCAAAGCCTAAAACACAAAGAAGCACAAAGACCTGTgatctaaataaatacatagaggATATAGAACAGAAGAAATTAGAACACAAAAAAGGGTTCTTAAGGAACATTAGCATTTTCATGCATGCTTAACAATTTGAGCTATAGAGTTGCAAATGTATGTTGAAGCTACATTGCCTCATCAAAGCCCTTCTGTAAGGTGTGGTTCATAGCTAATCTAACAGACTTCCTTCCTGGgacatgtaaagcaaaaaattaaaatacaggtaaaaacaGGTAACCACAGAGCTTCATTCTTTAGCCTGCCATTCTGCCATTAGACAATACAGGGATCACCAGTTACCGTAGGTCTTTAAAAAAGTTCTTTATTACACAGAGATGTATGCCTTTACTGAAAAAGACAGCAAAACCCCTTTCAGACTTGGTAAACCGGTAAACTTGGTAAACCGCATGCTCACTCCCGACCACTCTAATTTAACTGTATGGGAACCACTCCATGCAAGCATTTGCACATGGTTGTAGTGGGGTTGTAGGATGATGTAGGTTCCTGGAAGCAATATCTTGCTACTGAcaatgcagttgcttttcctcctctggaaaaAGAACTGTATTGTCACTACAAACACAAGGGCAACATGTTCTAACGTGTCGACATGTGGTATGGTTTGCTACTCCTGCTGGagtagcagcagtttgctatgagTCTGGTAGTGACTAGCTGTGCAGTTTTAGGCCCAAAAAGGGGTCTAACCATATTCTCTGCTTGTTTGTACACTGAGAAGGAACAAAATATTGGATGATTTTCAAACCATAAAGACAAGATTTCTTCTCATATCAATGCAACAAAGTTTATGCAAAATCAGATTACAAATAAAGTTATAGCAAAATGATATACTGTTTACAGGTAACTTTAGCCAGGGCCaccaaaaaggaaaagaaaaaaaccaaACAGTGTAcagcaaaaactttattttttattttatttggtgttaAAGGGTTAAAATCTCTGTCAGTTTTCCGACAGTTCTGTCAGTTTCAGCTGTCTGATCTGTAGTGGGCCCTCCTTCCACTTACTGTACCAATGACaaaggaagtgagaggaaatcgaAACTGGTCCTTATTGGAAGATGTCCCCTTTTCTCTTGTTGtgaaaactgtaacattttgtattttccgTTTTTTCTGTCACTAGATACATACATATCCTGGTGACTGGACTCATCAGggtaaagaacaaaaatacaatattgacAAGGATTTTATTCTTTCaccatctaaaataaaaacaaaccatttGGCCCTATTTTTTCCCAGGGGAAAAGGGAAATGATCCTTTTCTCTCCATACAGAGAACCAgaacatttcctaaataaaaatagcaGATAAATAAAGATAGCAGTAGATCTCACTATGTGAAAGAATATGTGTGAATGATTCAATAGCCATCATTCTTTGGAAAAGATCTCCCAATTCTTTAGCCTATCTATCTAAGCCAAATATATTTCACAGCATCACCTGATCTTACCAGGAGGACATCTGGCTCTTGTTTCTCGAGCATCTCCTTTAGTTGACGATTCTCCTCTTTTAAACTTTCCAAAGCTGCTAGGGATACCTAGACACGAGAACAGGAGGCACTGTGAATACCAAACATTACATAAATTGTGTAAATGGTTTAGACAAAATATAGaaagcaacaaatattttaaacctcCAAAGATTTGTGAGAAAAAGGCCCCTGGCACTGTAAAGGTTTAGCCATTTTTTCGCAAGATACcagtaaaaatgacttttttctcATGCAGGTTAAAAGGCTACACGAGATAGGAAAAATTTTAACAATGGTCTCCCACTGCTAGGCTGGTTCTGACCTATTCATTTTAGCCTCAGCATTTCtcagcatccctgcattacagtagaaaccatTTGTCTTTATGATGAGGGCCTGTTACAAGAAGAAGGTGGTGAGCAACTGCATGATCTCGAACTCctaacagaaaacaaaagttttttatatatatgtgtttgcacagataaaaaggtttaaatttaaGTTCAGTTCCCAATGCAAATCCTAATTTACATGAATCACCATAATTTACCTTGTTTAACTTCAGCTTTaggtaaaaagcagaaaaaaggttATCTGTACTGGAAAATATGCCgttttaatgttttgtgatgACTAGCGTGGACATGGTATGCTGTTGCTACACTAGTAGCACAGTACCTTATGCTCTGCTGCTTCCCTGCCTGCTCTGTCTTTGTCTGCCTGAATTCTCTTCTCCAAATCTTTGGTTGTAATACTGGAGGAGGCAATGTTGATGTCCCGCTGGTGCAATTCCTGTGTCAGCTGAGAGATTTCCTTCTTCATCCCATCAAGAACACTGCTATATGACAGCTCAGCCTGGGAGAGCTGGCTCTTTAACTATtaggaaagaagaaaacaatgtCAACTTTAATCTATTTATTGGGtgttttacaataattattttaagtctaaaacttacaaaaatgttcaaaatacatATTTGGGATTACACATAATAACACACAGTAACCTACCAGTTGGCATTTTGTATAAAGTTGGGTGACAATTTGAAATAAATGCTACACTGTAACTAAAGGCTTGATAATATAAAGTCTACAGAGTGTAGACCttgcccctttaagggacaggaCTGGGCATCCTGGAAGCCAATAACCAAGCACCGGCATTTACACACGAGTGAAGAGTCACATGCTTCATATATCTGAAACATATCTGGTATAGCACACTTGCCGACTATGGCACATACTTATCCTGTGCAgtcaccctgcagtgatgacaggtccaggaccatGCATGGAGGGTGCCATCTTTATTGGCGGCTCCATGGCAGACTTCCGTGAAGATGCCAATCCTCTTCAGATGGTGGATGATGTAATCCCTGCACAGGAATTACATTATCCCCGGTGGTTGGGTGGGTGTGTGGCTATACTGCACACAAAGCCAAGATCTAAACTTTCAGTTTAGAGCTTAaagaaaaagccaccaggagccagggagtttgTTTTTAGACAAAAGAGGCATTGCACATCAAATAGCACTACCTCCTGGTGtcgtgttttttttcagtttaggcaCACTTTAGGGTATACTGCTGactaaagcaaacaataaaatgttgtggtAGAACTATCAAGCCTTATTTGTAACCCTGTCAAAGCACACATTTGATCTTGTTTTAGACACAGAACTGATATCGTGTAGCTTGTATTTCCCTTTCTTGccaaaagcatacaaaaaagtaaaaagatataCATATGATACCAAAGGCAATGTTACACCACATTACTATATAAACTATGGCACTGCTATAAACTAATGGGTTGATTTcaagccaaaatatatttttagggtaCAGAGAACTCTCACTCACCTTCTTAATTTCTGCCCAGCATTTCGTGTGCTCTTCTTCTAACAGCTGCCTCGATTCTGCCTTCTCCTTTACCTCTTTAGCAAGATGCTGGCACTGGCGTGTTAATGACCCAATATGGCTTTCCATACGGGTCACTTCGTCCTGTAGCCTTTGTTCATTTAAATGGCTAATGGACAACTGAGAGCGTAGTACATCCACCTCTGTACGCCCATCAGAAAGTcgtgttgattttattttttcttctaatgaTCTATAATTCAAAGTGCAAAAATCCATAAAACCATTCCATCTACAAAACTGTTGACAACATATGATATGATTACACAGTAAAATACCACAGTAAAAAGGACATTTGAATTAGTATGCCTTGTATGTCTTCAGTAAATGCTCTCCAAACTTATAAGATTATATATTAAAATGCCAGCTGTTCTAGCAGCCTGTATAACAGAAGACAAGCTGCCACTATCTATAAAGAAGGCATCCCCAATGTTCCCAAGATCGTTTAAATTTGCATACTATAGCCAACTATCGACTCCAAGGCTATTTGGTCAATAATTACCCTGCTTCCTACTATCCCTTGGCCCAAAAACACAGATTTGTTAGGAACTTTGGTTGCAGAGATGTATGCCTTATGGATCTGGAGCCATACTACAAGACAAGATGTAAATATGTTTACTTAAATATTAGACAAGCATGAAAACAAATGACTGATCTATTTGCACAGGGAGTTACTCTTCTGCCAGAGGAGAACAAATGCCACTATGACAACATTATCCAGACgcatttgtaaatcttttttaaatgttataaaacatttttagttccTATTGGGAATGACTCACCTGATGTTGCTCTCCCTTTCTCTCAGTGTCTCGTTCACCCTGCAAACCTCTCTGTGAAGCTCTTCCTTTTGTGCGTTAGACCCTTGAAGGAAGTCTGTCTGAGCTTGTAAGGTTGCTCGCAGCTCAGCTTTCTCCTCCTGGAGAAGCTGTATGGAGAAGCAGAATGGTTTCCAGAATTACAAATAGCTACTGTACAGCTATTCAGCTATTCTCATTtttaaggaaagaagaaagagttAGAAAGTTTCTTTTGCTGCTTGTGGAGCTTTCCCCCAATCTGTCAGACAGACAGGTGTTAGacagaaaagagagaatctcccCTTCTATTTATCCCATGGACAAATGTAATATCCTGATCAGGGATACATGCAGCATCATCAATCTTATTCTGCATTAGCCAACTACTATATTTGTAAAACGTTCATAAGACTATTGTCCTGTTACGAGCCAGAGGAACAATTCTTAATTTTCTACACAAGTTTAGCAACAAACAAAGAAGCCAAAAATTATAGCAGAAACAAGCCAAATAATGGCTAATTGAGAGTTCGGTAACGTGCCACACCATATCTCACCTTTATTGTGTGCTGAGCCTGCTCAAGCTCACGCTCTGCTCTTCCTTGTCCAGCAATTGAAGACTCTAGCTGCAGCTTCAGACTCTCTACTTCTCCTTCTTTGGCACACAGGCTGTCATTAGTTCGTGCCAGCTGACCACTGAGATTTTGAACTTCGGATCGGCCAGCCAAGTTTGTTTGCTCCAGCATCTGCTTACGACTTAGGGATTGTTGCTGaggatgcaaaaaaatataaccaaCCATTCTGAAATCAGGCAGGGAAAATCACAAACAGTTTGCTAAAAGAAAACTGTACTTAGAGAAATGCATACACATCCATTGCTGAACTGACATGAATTTTCTCCAAGCTTGTATTTGTTTAGGGGACTAAAGCCAGGGAATGTCACTTTACTGAGGAAGTTAGTAATGATAGCCAAAAATAGCTTGCAGTATAAGGATAAATGAACCATTATGAGAGATATATAAGAACTGACATGGCTGACAGCATTACAGACAGAAAATTTTTTTGGTAGACCACATATTTTACTCAGTATCATTTATAGATTCATAGCAAGATTTCAAACCAGCATGACATCTTATTGACAAAATATTGACAAATTTGCTTGACAAAATATTGCCACCCAGATCCACACATGCACGCTGCTCTCTTAATGATTCTAGAGATAACGTTATTTTTGGTACAAGCTTGTCCTGCAGACTAATTATTAAAAGAAACGTTAGTGCATAGCACATTTATGACCATGGCCAGGGTATCTTACTGAATTAAGGACAGGTCAGTTTAgtgcaattacattttacaataaatatttcaaataaataaaagtttttgagtGTGGAAATGATAACACCTCTGTTCATTtgttacatataaaaagaaattctAACCATTTCCCTGttcacagtaaaacaaaaaataatccagctttaaatatacttattgcattttccagttttggaaagaGTGGAAAAACTTTAGAATCACAGTAACTGCTATCTAAAATCCTTTTTGAGAATATTTCTCCCTGCTTCAAGAGTGTTTACAGGCCCAGAAAAAAATCTCATTGGGGAGAATCCACTTAGAAAACTAAAATGTGTCTGGCTTTCATGTActctaaacataataaaatgtacctgATATATTCCAGCCTGCTCTGCTATTGTCTTGCGCTGAGCTTCCAATGCTGCCAGCTGCTGCTGATAGAGGAGACGCTGCTTCTCCCAGTCCAGGGACCTCTGACGGAATTCCTAGGCAAAAACCATATTATCCATTGCATCAACAACCCCCTGTGACATCACTATTTCTAATGAATTACTATGAAAATTCCTGGCTATCCCTGCTATTGACCAAGCTAAAAACTATAAATATGCacaaagttgttttcttttttttttttttttacaaaaaccttGATGTATCATGCAAGCACCTAAGGCTCAAGgtgttaaagcttttttttttttttaatacaacaaacTTACACCAAGCAAATTAACAACGTGAATTCATCAATGTGAATATTTGTTGTACAAGTTAGGGCcaggcagtgttctccctagaattttttttttttagctgggtggggagaagctgtaggcaggtggtcaaaaagtgggcagggcaacacATGATAAATTTAGTGTTCATAGCTTCTGTTGCTAAAGGATTCCTGTAACTCCTATGTTACTGTCTATTTtcttccaccccccccccccctattttttgTTCCAACTTAAAAATGCCTACTCACCCCTTCATATGTCTCATTTTTCCATCATCCTTgcattatgccccaactgtccagtgcccctgtattgtaactcaactttttggtaaccacccaaaaacagctggttggttactaactaataaaatatctattataCATATTACTAATACCTAgtgatatataaaaagttttacctaTTCTTACCTTTCAGCACACTGCTTTATTCTCCACACTGTCTACAGAGACCAAACTGGTGAGGTCTGATTACTGACATGGGCAGAGCACCAATGTATCAGAATGGAGGTTCTACCCCACAGTATCACTGCATACAAAGCAATGCAACCTACATAGCAGCAATGATACACATTTCCAAATTGTGAAACTGATAAACCTATATGTAAGTATTACAGTTGTCTCACCTCCAGCCTTCTTGTCAGCCGGCTAACTTCTGATCTCTCTTCTTCTGCTTTGCCTCTTGCTTCTATCCTGTGGTGCCGTCTCTGAACCTTTTCATACgatctttttaatttattgagcTTAAGACAAAGAgacaagtttattaaatatttctatttgtaaaataagGGCAAACCAACCTAAGTGCAAAAGGTAAAACTGCACAAGCAGAGTTAACATTCTATAAAACCATTTAGCAATCAGTGGATAACTAATCATAAATTGCTTTAAAAGTTGTGACTGGCCCGTTTGTCCAGCTGAGATTTCCACTTGGTCCTTTGTGCGATAGTAAAAAGTGCTTAGACTATTTTTTGGTTctaattttaaagttgaactcaaatagatgtatttgttttttcaatgaaAGCAGTAAAGTAACTACATTTCCCGGCACTATCCCCCCGAAATCAACTATAACTACAACTGTGCTACGAAGCTTACTAATAAACAGAAGGAGTGGGGTGACAGAAAGATGGCATTATCATTCTGAGgtttctccttcactgtccaggcACAGGCTGGGCACTACAGAACATGAAACAACATCCGCAGATAAAACAGCTGCTTTATAGTTTCTTCTATGCCACAGCCTAGCTATCAGTCTGGACAATTGggttgaaaatgtattttctctatgGCTATTTATCTTTTGGAGCTCTGCCATATCTGGAATACCAAATGTTGTCTTAGTGATACAGAGTGCAACCATGCTGAGATATTGATTGCAAAAAATAATCAAGGAAATTGGAACAGTGAGCATGTAAAAGATGATTAAAGAATAACTAAACTTTTCTATTCTtgcaacagtaataaaaaacCCAACAAAACTATAGCATCCCTAAGAActatttcagacctgcagtatgTAACTATGTGTTTGTCAGCTCCTGGGTTCATagtaaactgctgctgtgtgtctGGAAATAGCAAACTGCACCAAAAGTaagatttgcatgtggctgcagccaAGGTGCAAATCATGAAACAACAACCTTGCAGCAAGTTGCTTTTGGGTACAGAAGCATGATCTGCCACAGTCACATGCAGGAAGTGCATCCAAACCTCTTCCTTTCACTTCAACAATGGTTGAGATCGCTGTTGGGCCCGAGGCAGAACACTTCAGATCTAAAATGacccaaacatttttacattgagaTATtcaagctttcattttttttttacaagccacTTCATCTCCTGTAAAATTAGGAATTAGAAGGGATTTAAAAAGCCAGAGACTGCTTCTCAGCATTGCCATCTTGGATGATATATCAGCAGCCTCAGCAGAATCATATGACATTTCACTGTATCCCCCTTTGCTCCTCTTTCACTGCTACATATATGTAGGGAAGCTGCCAGCTCAGAAAGTAAAAACTACATTTTCTAACaagtttagaaaatgtattggaagtaaataaaaaattgtttaaaagaaCCATACACTGGTGCATTtgcttaaaataataaatctaatgaaaatctacaaaaaaataaaaacagggttTCCTTTTGGGGGTATATATAGATCAAATATTGATTGGGAGTACCTGCTCTCCGAGGCCACTCTGCACAACATCCCCAAACCTTCACTAAATGTAATTCAGCAAAGAGCCCTTCCTTTCATTTATCATCCAATAGCAGAACACTGTGCCATAAANNNNNNNNNNNNNNNNNNNNNNNNNNNNNNNNNNNNNNNNNNNNNNNNNNNNNNNNNNNNNNNNNNNNNNNNNNNNNNNNNNNNNNNNNNNNNNNNNNNNNNNNNNNNNNNNNNNNNNNNNNNNNNNNNNNNNNNNNNNNNNNNNNNNNNNNNNNNNNNNNNNNNNNNNNNNNNNNNNNNNNNNNNNNNNNNNNNNNNNNNNNNNNNNNNNNNNNNNNNNNNNNNNNNNNNNNNNNNNNNNNNNNNNNNNNNNNNNNNNNNNNNNNNNNNNNNNNNNNNNNNNNNNNNNNNNNNNNNNNNNNNNNNNNNNNNNNNNNNNNNNNNNNNNNNNNNNNNNNNNNNNNNNNNNNNNNNNNNNNNNNgttcatttctttccggttttatgtctaaacgcggtacattgtttttcatgaaaatttattttacagaataatgagtataataaactttgaaaaacaaaatcatgtaaaaataataaattgaacaaattgaaaaatctatatatttaaaataaaacattttatttaatttttttaaaaaaatacattttatactcatactaatatatatactgtaaaataaatgttcatgaaaatatactgcttttacacatataaatccaatgaattgcattcaatacagttattttgtattgaatgcaatacaaatggattttgaatttcctgccctgacGGCAACgtacacgcaccaacgtcactgggaactccccggtgactcatcggatgcagaagccagccggaggaagagagaagacagagatcgcagcgatggacgtcgcgggacgccagcggatcaggtaaggctctatttattattacctcccataggtttacataccccgagtgtgactcaggattaccggttttagcaacttttttctaccccgagtcacacttggggttaccgctaggggggttaatcaacTCAACTTTTAGCACTAAAAGGTCCTTGAGTTCTAGTTTAGTAAATGGCTTTCTGGGAAAGAATCTCAAGGTCTGCCCAAGATGAGAATGCTGGCAGAAAAAGGTCAGAAGATgttgaaaaacagaataaattattCACAGGTTTGGAATGAAAACGCCTGTGATGGTGTAACAAACCTCTTCCTGAAACTGTGTCAATTGAGATTCATACTCTGCTGTCTTCTTCATATTGATCTCCTCCTGTTCTGTCAGCTGCTTTCTCAGAGTCTTGATCTGCAGAAAAATACAAGCACATTAATAGAAACATAGCAGGAGGCCTAAAGCTGGTCACACATGGTCATATGTTTCACATCTGTCACAAGAATGACATGTAACAGTAACCATGTGGTGTGATAATCCTACCTATAATATTAAGAGACACAAagctttctatataaaaaatatcccAAACAGAGAACATTTGGTCGTGTTAAAGAGAGGAGGGTGAACATCTAATGCATGGATAGggctaataataaaattatttaaaataaaatagtgcatCTAAACAATCTTTTCAATATGTAAGCAATATGTCTGTGTGGGATCGCATTTATCCAAGTCAGGGTGTTATTTTTCAACTTGACCCACCCTGTAATGATGAAGATGTTTTCACATTCATCCAAG from Pyxicephalus adspersus chromosome 4, UCB_Pads_2.0, whole genome shotgun sequence carries:
- the CEP63 gene encoding centrosomal protein of 63 kDa: MEALLEGMQKKGKTGTLYSSCEAELQELMKQIDIMLDHKKAEWEAHTETLNALLQLREQELNASRAREDRLSQEIKTLRKQLTEQEEINMKKTAEYESQLTQFQEELNKLKRSYEKVQRRHHRIEARGKAEEERSEVSRLTRRLEEFRQRSLDWEKQRLLYQQQLAALEAQRKTIAEQAGIYQQQSLSRKQMLEQTNLAGRSEVQNLSGQLARTNDSLCAKEGEVESLKLQLESSIAGQGRAERELEQAQHTIKLLQEEKAELRATLQAQTDFLQGSNAQKEELHREVCRVNETLRERESNIRSLEEKIKSTRLSDGRTEVDVLRSQLSISHLNEQRLQDEVTRMESHIGSLTRQCQHLAKEVKEKAESRQLLEEEHTKCWAEIKKLKSQLSQAELSYSSVLDGMKKEISQLTQELHQRDINIASSSITTKDLEKRIQADKDRAGREAAEHKVSLAALESLKEENRQLKEMLEKQEPDVLLALENLEHENQRLQKDLSQTRGNLEHVVQTRESDIQTAVDRKTQELLGKHEAELNTLNERLNEVSKQYEEVLCALQSQREAAFILKGLSRTSSLESVSSEHSKGEVHGENEGSSRQSQLPMPPSSPANTIAARFLQEEELRSQDLFLRLDSHIEELKQESHRTVQHFTNTR